From Methanobacterium congolense, one genomic window encodes:
- a CDS encoding DUF2073 domain-containing protein, translating into MDDVNINALKMDFLSSDALTSHTSMEKVSMIVDKVKNGDLVVIEGGLAPEEEAELIETTMREIDVENFMGIDIYTLEKDEKSFFGLSKRKTIGITIIGPANVMKTVKKRSNFLSMIANLGDADASMH; encoded by the coding sequence ATGGATGATGTTAATATAAATGCTCTAAAAATGGATTTTCTATCCTCAGATGCACTCACATCCCACACGAGCATGGAAAAAGTATCCATGATAGTGGATAAAGTGAAAAATGGAGATCTTGTTGTGATAGAAGGGGGACTGGCCCCTGAAGAGGAAGCTGAACTCATAGAAACCACCATGAGGGAGATAGATGTTGAAAACTTCATGGGAATCGACATATACACCCTGGAAAAGGATGAAAAATCATTCTTCGGACTTTCAAAGCGTAAAACCATAGGCATAACCATAATAGGTCCTGCAAATGTTATGAAAACGGTTAAGAAGCGGTCCAATTTCCTTTCAATGATCGCGAATCTGGGTGATGCAGATGCATCGATGCATTAA
- a CDS encoding DUF2070 family protein — protein sequence MSAQDKVVGLSKYMVSLPSNNFSVLSMLFISFITGAAASLIHPAAGDSILYSIIYGGASGFLMFGLMSMMAGAMTQPMINALEGRHMKMKQSMFLSLVSMFIVALIYVVGSLISSFTVYNYTIDALIFGCAVIFAIRTIVLWSTSNISLLKSIPAAATQPALIISMVIVLVSLTSFTTNIGYFSIIPLLFKIIIASLILVAAIYSFVTIIESPMKRNLGVGGLELLSLFLAHTTEGSKALEGIFEDIGEAIDTLTGVISFKGKEGMKAVFITPGVHPGPVGNIGGGNMPTEIAESFDVFTMVSHGPSTHDFNPVSGREVKKLEGVVKDSLKTASYAPRASKFIRVQSGNARIGAQYFNDTLLLLATFAPQGFDDIDFGVGLAVSNLAKAVTGAENVVLVDCHNSFKGEGGRILPGNREVFELMEAVEKLPKMDKDQPLRIGCAHNPLVEISKDDGVGQSGLKVMVVEVGGERTAYIVLDSNNMKIGFRARIMDALADLDVQNMEVMTTDTHFVNTLSGGHNPVGTHKGDEIIAAIVQCTKDALDDIEDVEVASDVAKIEGIKTMGPLHSTELVTTISSIVAVSRIFAPLMFIFAFLFAFLWIFYWAL from the coding sequence ATGTCAGCACAGGATAAGGTAGTAGGTCTCAGCAAGTACATGGTAAGTCTTCCATCAAACAATTTTTCAGTTCTATCCATGCTCTTTATAAGTTTCATTACAGGAGCTGCAGCTTCTCTGATACACCCAGCAGCAGGGGATTCCATACTCTACAGTATAATCTACGGGGGTGCTTCAGGATTTCTCATGTTCGGTTTGATGTCCATGATGGCAGGGGCAATGACCCAGCCCATGATCAACGCCCTTGAGGGCAGGCACATGAAGATGAAGCAGTCCATGTTCCTATCCCTGGTTTCAATGTTCATAGTTGCCCTTATCTACGTTGTTGGAAGTCTTATATCCTCATTCACAGTCTACAACTACACCATCGATGCATTGATATTTGGATGTGCTGTTATATTTGCAATTAGGACCATAGTGCTCTGGTCAACCTCCAATATCAGTCTTTTGAAGTCCATACCTGCAGCTGCAACCCAACCTGCCCTGATCATATCCATGGTCATAGTGCTGGTTTCCCTCACAAGCTTCACAACCAACATAGGTTACTTCAGCATAATCCCACTCCTTTTCAAGATCATCATTGCATCTTTAATACTGGTGGCTGCAATCTACTCCTTCGTGACCATCATTGAATCTCCAATGAAGAGAAACCTTGGAGTTGGTGGGCTTGAACTTCTGAGCCTGTTTCTTGCCCACACCACGGAGGGGTCAAAGGCACTTGAGGGCATCTTCGAGGATATTGGTGAGGCAATAGACACCTTAACCGGTGTTATAAGTTTCAAGGGAAAAGAGGGTATGAAGGCTGTTTTCATAACCCCTGGAGTACACCCCGGACCTGTTGGTAACATAGGTGGGGGTAACATGCCAACTGAGATTGCAGAAAGCTTCGATGTCTTCACAATGGTTTCACACGGCCCATCAACCCACGACTTCAACCCTGTTTCTGGAAGGGAGGTTAAGAAGCTTGAGGGTGTTGTTAAGGATTCCCTGAAAACTGCCAGTTACGCACCGCGTGCAAGCAAATTCATCCGGGTTCAAAGTGGTAACGCACGTATAGGCGCCCAGTACTTCAACGATACACTGCTCCTTCTTGCAACCTTTGCACCCCAGGGCTTCGATGACATAGACTTCGGTGTTGGACTGGCTGTTTCAAACCTTGCAAAGGCAGTTACAGGGGCAGAGAACGTTGTTCTGGTTGACTGTCACAACTCCTTCAAGGGAGAGGGTGGAAGGATACTCCCAGGTAACAGGGAGGTCTTCGAGTTAATGGAGGCAGTTGAAAAACTTCCAAAAATGGACAAGGATCAGCCCCTGAGGATTGGATGTGCACACAACCCCCTGGTTGAAATAAGTAAGGATGATGGTGTGGGACAGAGTGGTTTGAAGGTTATGGTGGTTGAGGTTGGAGGTGAAAGAACCGCTTACATAGTCCTGGACTCCAACAACATGAAGATAGGCTTCAGGGCAAGGATCATGGACGCCCTTGCTGATCTGGACGTCCAGAACATGGAGGTCATGACAACAGACACCCACTTCGTTAACACCCTCTCAGGCGGCCACAACCCCGTGGGTACCCACAAAGGTGATGAAATAATCGCTGCCATCGTTCAGTGTACAAAGGATGCCCTAGATGATATTGAGGATGTTGAGGTGGCCTCAGATGTGGCCAAGATTGAGGGTATCAAGACCATGGGGCCCCTGCACTCAACAGAGCTCGTTACAACCATCAGTTCCATCGTGGCTGTGAGCAGGATCTTCGCACCCCTCATGTTCATCTTCGCCTTCCTCTTTGCATTCCTGTGGATATTCTATTGGGCGCTGTGA
- a CDS encoding helix-turn-helix domain-containing protein: MTVVLRELLGDSTKLSVLEELIERWGEPLTVDEIASISEVPVDVARDHLRELEAIGIVVASDEKYTLNKRDERAKALQILENEEYVRIAENSLKS, from the coding sequence GTGACCGTGGTTTTAAGGGAATTACTTGGAGACTCCACGAAATTAAGCGTCCTTGAAGAACTCATCGAACGCTGGGGAGAACCTTTAACAGTTGATGAGATAGCAAGTATATCTGAAGTGCCTGTGGATGTTGCTCGGGATCATCTCAGGGAACTTGAGGCTATAGGAATAGTTGTTGCATCTGATGAAAAGTACACCCTCAACAAGAGGGATGAACGTGCAAAAGCACTCCAGATCCTTGAAAATGAGGAGTACGTTCGCATAGCTGAGAATTCACTGAAGAGTTGA
- a CDS encoding Era-like GTP-binding protein, with translation MRKFFRRKFFQDILDKLMGKERKLKIGFYGHPNSGKTTLANTMSNDWVGKPIGLVSEIPHETRKVCRQEQVTIKQDGVELDFDIVDTPGIATKIDYKNFLEFGLSEAEAKERAKEATKGIIEAIKWLDDVTGVLLVVDATKDPLTQANITIIGNLEARKIPFVIVANKIDLPESSPERIFSVFPQHKVVPISALHGENTGDLYQAMVETFR, from the coding sequence ATGCGGAAATTCTTCAGAAGAAAATTCTTCCAGGACATTCTGGACAAACTAATGGGAAAGGAAAGGAAACTCAAAATAGGATTCTACGGTCACCCAAATTCTGGTAAAACCACACTTGCCAATACCATGTCAAACGACTGGGTGGGAAAGCCCATAGGTCTTGTTTCAGAGATTCCACACGAAACAAGGAAGGTCTGCCGTCAGGAACAGGTCACAATAAAACAGGACGGAGTTGAACTGGACTTCGACATAGTGGACACACCAGGTATTGCAACCAAGATAGACTACAAGAACTTCCTGGAATTTGGACTCTCAGAGGCAGAGGCCAAGGAAAGGGCTAAGGAAGCAACCAAGGGAATAATAGAGGCAATAAAATGGTTGGATGATGTTACAGGTGTTCTTCTGGTTGTGGATGCAACCAAGGATCCACTGACCCAGGCCAACATAACCATCATAGGAAACCTTGAAGCCCGTAAAATACCCTTCGTGATAGTTGCCAACAAGATAGACCTTCCAGAATCATCCCCAGAACGTATATTCTCTGTATTCCCACAGCACAAGGTTGTGCCAATCTCAGCACTCCACGGTGAGAACACAGGGGACCTTTACCAGGCAATGGTGGAAACCTTCAGATAA
- a CDS encoding Zn-ribbon domain-containing protein: MHRCIKCGAEYEEDSKDLIMNGCPECGSKYFEYRQKGKVKEIHEINGDSVETIMVRDNGIYEVDLPSLMKEDSIIISDEEGKYLIDINFLLKKQMKDKEKL, from the coding sequence ATGCATCGATGCATTAAATGCGGTGCAGAATACGAGGAAGACTCCAAAGACCTTATAATGAATGGATGCCCAGAATGCGGTAGTAAATACTTTGAGTACCGGCAAAAGGGTAAGGTCAAAGAGATCCATGAGATAAATGGAGATTCTGTTGAGACCATAATGGTCAGGGACAATGGTATCTACGAGGTGGATCTGCCATCCCTCATGAAGGAGGATTCCATAATAATCTCTGATGAGGAGGGAAAGTACCTCATAGACATCAATTTTCTTCTTAAAAAGCAGATGAAGGATAAGGAGAAGCTTTAG
- a CDS encoding FumA C-terminus/TtdB family hydratase beta subunit produces MSIKLQTPLSTDETKKLQVGDTVYISGRIFTARDSAHKRIVEDGAPVELEGEVIFHAGPIIRKSGDDYEMVAVGPTTSTRMNPYEPQVIRLGVGAIVGKGGMDEATSEALQDTGSVYMTAVGGCAALYVKSVEKIRSVNWLDLGVPEAMWELEVKEFGPLIVTMDSQGRNLYDEVKKA; encoded by the coding sequence ATGAGTATTAAGCTTCAAACACCCCTATCAACTGATGAAACAAAGAAACTCCAGGTTGGAGATACCGTGTACATTTCTGGAAGAATATTCACAGCCCGTGACAGTGCACACAAACGCATAGTTGAGGACGGAGCTCCTGTGGAACTTGAGGGAGAGGTCATATTCCATGCAGGCCCCATAATCAGAAAATCCGGGGACGACTATGAGATGGTTGCAGTGGGACCCACAACCAGCACCAGAATGAACCCCTACGAACCCCAGGTCATAAGGTTGGGAGTTGGTGCCATAGTTGGAAAGGGAGGTATGGATGAAGCCACATCAGAGGCACTCCAGGACACAGGATCCGTTTACATGACCGCTGTTGGTGGATGTGCAGCCCTCTACGTGAAATCTGTTGAAAAGATAAGGAGTGTTAACTGGCTGGATCTCGGGGTTCCAGAGGCAATGTGGGAACTTGAAGTCAAGGAATTTGGACCCTTGATAGTTACAATGGACTCCCAGGGAAGAAACCTTTATGACGAAGTTAAAAAAGCTTGA
- a CDS encoding methanogen output domain 1-containing protein, protein MDKTRVLIIEDESITALEIQKKLETWGYHVVGVAGSGEDAIEIARENKLDLILADIILKGDMDGVEAIEHIYEITDAPVIYLTAHADEKTFERAKETKPAGYVIKPYDEKELAFNMEIALYNRKVKSRVEESEERLKGLNQFMLISSKAMTSSMRIEDTAGFLKEFARFFQSNVHPRFRKELLAENSMRSDEELLEDYLKWLHQFFKNLGYKVDTKDDSLLVNRCFWGTHKGDNKTFCLMCKAITELSFKWTGLPGRVRHDSGVGLNSPTCVFTFGDEEE, encoded by the coding sequence TTGGACAAGACACGGGTACTGATAATTGAAGATGAGAGTATAACCGCCCTGGAGATTCAGAAGAAGCTTGAAACGTGGGGGTACCACGTTGTTGGAGTGGCAGGATCTGGAGAGGATGCAATTGAAATTGCCAGGGAAAACAAGCTGGATCTCATCCTTGCAGACATCATACTCAAGGGGGACATGGACGGTGTGGAGGCAATAGAACATATCTACGAGATAACCGATGCCCCGGTCATATACCTCACAGCCCATGCAGATGAGAAGACCTTTGAAAGGGCCAAGGAAACCAAACCTGCGGGCTACGTTATAAAGCCCTACGATGAGAAGGAACTTGCCTTCAACATGGAGATAGCCCTCTACAATAGGAAGGTCAAATCCCGGGTGGAAGAATCAGAGGAACGCCTCAAAGGTCTGAACCAGTTCATGCTCATATCATCAAAGGCAATGACCTCAAGCATGCGAATAGAGGATACAGCAGGATTTTTAAAGGAATTTGCAAGGTTCTTCCAGAGCAACGTCCATCCAAGGTTCAGGAAGGAACTGCTAGCTGAAAACTCCATGCGCAGTGATGAGGAACTCCTTGAAGATTACCTGAAATGGCTCCACCAGTTCTTCAAAAACTTGGGCTACAAAGTGGATACCAAGGATGATTCCCTCTTGGTGAACAGATGCTTCTGGGGCACCCACAAGGGCGATAATAAAACCTTCTGTTTGATGTGCAAGGCCATAACCGAGCTGAGCTTCAAATGGACAGGACTGCCTGGACGCGTGAGGCATGATTCAGGGGTTGGGTTGAATTCTCCTACTTGTGTGTTTACGTTTGGGGATGAGGAGGAATAG
- the rqcH gene encoding ribosome rescue protein RqcH — protein sequence MKTMSNVDVYAICTELKDTLKDARVDKAYQPTKDTVLIRFHIPGKGRTDVVFQAGTRVHTTQYPPENPKIPPSFPMLLRKHLKGGTITDVRQHHFDRIMELDIQKEHRYTLVVELFSKGNIILVDEEGTIILPLKRKLWQDRKISSKEIYKYPPENEFNPLKAEKEDIKKLFMDSDRDVVRTLAGSGLGGLYAEEIVLRSDVDKKKSATDLEEAELEAIYNAFQELFQPLKDHAFHPRIISGEKEDVLPLELRKYEGFESKTFETYNQAADEFYSSRVGEDIKKVHEDIWAREIGKYEKRMKIQLETLENFKKTIVESTIKGDALYAHYHEVQDMINTIMEARKNYSWAEVSSTIKKAKKHGAAGLESIEAVDKMGVMDLNLEGVRVQVDSNIGIPENAEKYYNKGKKAKRKINGVNIAIEKTQAEIDKAKNKREIAMEKVLVPQKRVRKELKWFEKLRWFVSSDGNLVIGGRDATTNEMVVKKHLENRDVYFHSDIHGAASVVVKGGEGEISEETLIEAASFSASFSSAWQKGFSTHDVYWVHPDQVSKTPQSGEFVAKGAFIIRGSRNYMRGVPLLVAVGIVDYEGERVMAGPPEAVSAYTDNYAVIKPGYTKKEEMARQIRNKIDNEGVLSIEDVVRVLPSGKCDFVDKRSLKWKR from the coding sequence ATGAAAACCATGTCAAACGTTGATGTTTACGCTATCTGCACCGAACTTAAAGATACATTAAAGGATGCAAGGGTTGATAAAGCTTACCAACCCACCAAAGACACTGTGCTTATCAGATTCCACATACCAGGTAAAGGTAGGACTGACGTTGTCTTCCAGGCAGGTACGAGGGTGCACACAACCCAGTACCCTCCAGAAAACCCCAAGATCCCACCATCATTTCCCATGCTGCTTCGAAAACATCTCAAGGGAGGTACAATAACCGATGTGAGGCAGCACCATTTCGACAGGATCATGGAGCTGGACATTCAGAAGGAGCACCGCTACACCCTGGTTGTGGAGCTCTTTTCCAAGGGCAACATAATACTCGTTGATGAGGAGGGAACCATCATACTCCCACTCAAACGCAAGCTGTGGCAGGACAGGAAAATATCCTCAAAGGAGATATACAAGTATCCTCCAGAAAACGAATTTAATCCATTGAAAGCTGAAAAAGAAGATATTAAAAAACTTTTCATGGATTCTGATCGTGACGTTGTGAGAACCCTTGCAGGAAGCGGACTTGGAGGTCTCTACGCTGAGGAGATAGTCCTAAGATCAGATGTTGACAAGAAGAAATCTGCTACAGATCTGGAAGAAGCTGAACTTGAAGCCATCTACAATGCATTTCAAGAGCTTTTCCAACCCCTCAAAGACCATGCATTCCATCCAAGGATAATCTCAGGTGAAAAGGAAGATGTTCTACCCCTCGAACTTAGGAAATACGAGGGTTTTGAATCCAAAACCTTTGAAACCTACAACCAGGCTGCAGATGAATTCTACAGCAGCAGGGTTGGTGAGGACATCAAGAAGGTTCATGAGGATATATGGGCCCGTGAAATTGGTAAGTATGAGAAGAGGATGAAGATCCAGCTTGAAACCCTTGAAAACTTCAAGAAAACAATTGTGGAATCCACAATAAAGGGGGATGCACTCTACGCCCACTACCATGAAGTTCAGGACATGATAAACACCATAATGGAAGCCCGTAAGAACTACTCATGGGCAGAGGTTTCCTCGACCATTAAAAAGGCCAAGAAACATGGAGCAGCAGGTCTTGAATCCATTGAAGCTGTGGACAAAATGGGGGTTATGGATTTAAACCTTGAGGGTGTCAGGGTTCAGGTGGACTCCAACATAGGCATACCTGAAAACGCTGAGAAATATTACAACAAGGGTAAAAAGGCCAAAAGGAAAATAAATGGTGTTAACATAGCCATTGAAAAAACCCAGGCAGAGATAGACAAGGCAAAAAACAAAAGGGAGATCGCCATGGAGAAGGTTCTCGTACCCCAGAAAAGGGTCAGGAAAGAACTTAAATGGTTTGAAAAACTTCGATGGTTCGTATCATCCGATGGAAACCTTGTTATTGGTGGTAGAGATGCAACAACCAATGAGATGGTTGTTAAAAAGCACCTTGAAAACAGGGATGTTTACTTCCACTCTGACATACACGGTGCTGCTTCCGTTGTTGTTAAGGGAGGTGAGGGTGAGATATCAGAGGAAACACTCATTGAGGCTGCATCCTTCTCTGCATCCTTCTCCAGTGCGTGGCAGAAGGGTTTCAGCACCCACGATGTTTACTGGGTTCACCCGGATCAGGTCTCAAAAACTCCCCAGTCAGGTGAGTTCGTTGCAAAGGGCGCCTTCATAATCAGGGGCTCCAGAAACTACATGAGAGGTGTTCCACTCCTTGTGGCAGTGGGTATCGTGGACTACGAGGGTGAAAGGGTTATGGCAGGTCCTCCAGAGGCAGTTTCAGCCTACACCGATAACTACGCGGTTATAAAACCTGGTTACACCAAGAAAGAGGAGATGGCCCGTCAGATAAGGAACAAGATCGACAACGAAGGTGTTCTATCCATTGAGGATGTTGTGCGTGTTCTTCCATCTGGTAAATGTGATTTTGTGGATAAGAGGAGTCTGAAGTGGAAGAGGTAG
- a CDS encoding DUF6282 family protein, with amino-acid sequence MTKLKKLEFGVTLEETCNTESGPCLSFEDSENCITGAESFEDVLLSFDLKGFIDTHIHTAPDVKPRLLNDIEAAEDAKLNGMRAIVLKSHLEPTAGRAGIAEKATGFRVLGGVCLNKSVGGLNVDAVKTSARMGGKMVWLPTVSYTETFMDWEKLESIINTICQEDMVLATGHLKPHDIFQVIDMAMSAGLKRVLVNHPMTGVVGASLDEQREMSRHAYLEHCFVACMPEHDCLDPAAIAEAVRHVGSSRCVMATDFGQKHNPSPSTGMRIFVKNMLEQGLSMEDVHTMCIKNPSKLLGNSPIKP; translated from the coding sequence ATGACGAAGTTAAAAAAGCTTGAATTCGGAGTTACTCTAGAAGAAACATGTAATACAGAATCAGGGCCATGTTTAAGCTTTGAAGATTCAGAGAATTGCATTACTGGTGCTGAATCCTTTGAAGATGTTCTTTTATCCTTTGATCTCAAGGGATTCATAGACACCCACATCCACACAGCCCCTGATGTTAAACCAAGGCTTTTGAACGATATTGAGGCAGCAGAGGATGCAAAGTTAAATGGTATGCGAGCAATAGTCCTGAAATCCCACCTCGAACCAACAGCAGGCCGTGCAGGAATAGCAGAAAAGGCAACAGGATTCAGGGTACTTGGTGGTGTCTGTTTGAATAAAAGTGTTGGGGGACTCAACGTAGATGCAGTTAAAACCTCAGCACGTATGGGAGGTAAAATGGTCTGGCTTCCAACGGTATCATACACTGAAACCTTTATGGACTGGGAGAAACTTGAATCCATCATCAACACCATCTGCCAGGAGGACATGGTCCTTGCAACTGGACATTTAAAACCCCACGATATATTCCAGGTCATTGACATGGCAATGAGTGCAGGGTTGAAACGTGTTCTTGTGAACCATCCCATGACAGGTGTTGTTGGTGCCTCCCTGGATGAGCAGAGGGAGATGTCACGCCATGCCTACCTTGAACACTGTTTCGTTGCATGCATGCCTGAACATGACTGTCTTGACCCTGCAGCAATTGCAGAAGCAGTTAGGCACGTTGGATCATCACGGTGCGTGATGGCAACTGATTTTGGTCAAAAACACAATCCATCCCCATCAACTGGAATGAGGATATTCGTAAAAAATATGTTGGAACAGGGACTTTCCATGGAGGATGTTCACACCATGTGCATTAAAAATCCCTCGAAACTTTTAGGGAATTCCCCAATAAAACCCTAA
- a CDS encoding L-2-amino-thiazoline-4-carboxylic acid hydrolase yields the protein MVSIEDIPMKVRWDIATRSSTDMRQGYARAFQNILNERMVEDVVEAIWAQGGRQVKDVADSLGLPHGNAQQVNDALGIVSGIILGPGFKIETVESDKNRVVDRVTSCPVFKSSKKQNLPASGPCIACKAFNKYAVESLNPNYTQHTTKRMCMGDEYCESIIEEK from the coding sequence ATGGTAAGTATTGAGGACATACCAATGAAAGTGCGCTGGGACATTGCAACCAGATCATCAACAGACATGAGACAGGGTTATGCCAGGGCCTTTCAAAACATATTGAACGAAAGAATGGTTGAGGATGTGGTTGAAGCAATCTGGGCACAGGGAGGAAGACAGGTTAAGGACGTTGCAGATTCACTCGGACTTCCACATGGAAATGCCCAGCAGGTGAACGATGCACTGGGAATTGTTTCAGGTATAATACTTGGACCTGGATTTAAAATAGAAACTGTAGAATCTGATAAAAACAGGGTGGTTGATAGAGTAACCAGCTGCCCAGTATTTAAAAGTAGCAAAAAACAGAATTTACCTGCTTCAGGACCATGTATTGCATGTAAAGCCTTTAACAAATATGCTGTGGAGTCACTGAACCCCAACTACACACAGCACACCACCAAACGAATGTGCATGGGTGATGAATACTGTGAAAGCATTATTGAGGAAAAATAA
- the csa3 gene encoding CRISPR-associated CARF protein Csa3 produces the protein MDYTLISTIYAIEPVMFCITNFSPKKVVLLREEDAPKDKLKVEETLAETLGKFIDIETKITSLYEVVRIAKDTVDVIEQEAAQGRKIVVNISGGRKPQALGALFGCYARHKMIERIVYVTEEDKQVLDLPILNFGISETKLMVLEELKKGDISVKNLAIKIGISRGMTYNHIRELREMGFIAPDKLEITTAGELAVI, from the coding sequence ATGGATTACACGTTGATATCAACGATCTATGCAATAGAACCTGTTATGTTCTGTATAACTAACTTCTCCCCAAAGAAGGTTGTTCTTTTAAGGGAAGAAGATGCCCCGAAGGACAAGCTCAAGGTTGAGGAAACACTGGCTGAAACCCTTGGAAAGTTCATAGACATAGAGACCAAAATAACCAGTCTCTACGAAGTTGTGAGAATAGCCAAGGACACGGTTGATGTTATCGAGCAGGAAGCTGCCCAGGGTAGGAAGATAGTTGTGAACATAAGTGGTGGAAGAAAACCCCAGGCTCTTGGAGCTCTTTTCGGGTGTTACGCCAGGCATAAGATGATAGAGAGAATAGTTTACGTTACAGAAGAAGATAAACAGGTGCTTGACCTTCCAATACTGAACTTTGGAATATCTGAAACCAAACTCATGGTGCTTGAGGAACTCAAGAAGGGTGATATTTCAGTTAAGAACCTTGCAATAAAAATAGGGATAAGCAGGGGAATGACCTACAATCACATAAGAGAACTCAGGGAAATGGGCTTTATAGCACCGGATAAACTTGAAATAACAACTGCAGGAGAACTTGCAGTCATATGA
- a CDS encoding EMC6-like membrane protein: MDEVKNMDVDAKVTAVHAVAAIIAGYASYALSSGLIGALGKNEVLAVLIGLIILYISGNISERLFGKEEVGGFKGWLWSGIVPFFFLWMLVWVVFYNFSIM, translated from the coding sequence ATGGATGAGGTAAAAAATATGGACGTGGATGCTAAAGTAACAGCGGTACATGCAGTGGCTGCAATAATTGCAGGATATGCATCATATGCATTATCAAGCGGATTAATAGGTGCCCTTGGCAAAAATGAAGTTCTTGCAGTTTTAATAGGTCTTATAATTCTTTACATATCTGGTAACATCTCCGAGAGACTCTTCGGGAAGGAAGAGGTTGGAGGATTCAAGGGATGGCTGTGGAGTGGAATTGTACCCTTCTTCTTCCTCTGGATGCTGGTTTGGGTTGTTTTCTACAACTTCTCAATCATGTAA
- a CDS encoding DUF2115 family protein, whose translation MKTSELLLKLKKEVERYKEIVKAPEKTDNSINSIMSRYNYENFQEILTSSINREDEDVDDFMVEDLKMRIDHYFSLYAPEDKSFREFIKIISTYLVFVAKKPLHPPGTVFKDGYRVYKGKDRYICTGKRKFMAEELSLCRYCICRF comes from the coding sequence ATGAAAACTTCAGAACTACTTCTAAAACTCAAGAAAGAGGTAGAACGCTACAAAGAGATTGTTAAAGCTCCAGAAAAAACTGATAATTCAATAAATTCCATTATGTCGCGTTACAACTATGAGAACTTCCAGGAGATACTCACTTCATCAATCAACCGCGAAGATGAAGATGTTGATGATTTCATGGTAGAAGATCTCAAGATGAGAATCGACCACTACTTTTCACTTTACGCCCCAGAAGATAAATCCTTCAGGGAATTCATAAAGATCATATCAACCTACCTGGTTTTCGTTGCAAAGAAGCCTCTGCACCCGCCAGGAACTGTTTTTAAGGATGGATATAGGGTTTACAAAGGGAAGGATAGGTACATTTGCACAGGGAAGAGGAAGTTCATGGCAGAAGAGCTTTCCCTGTGCAGGTACTGCATCTGTAGATTTTAA